Proteins encoded together in one Bombus affinis isolate iyBomAffi1 chromosome 2, iyBomAffi1.2, whole genome shotgun sequence window:
- the LOC126924088 gene encoding serine-protein kinase ATM isoform X1 — MSRYLERVQEILRNADSKKVASKKMCVQELLELYENEDAILEICKNTKERKEMKEKTQSIVDWSYITHSVHRIVLNEADRLANKDSSNKAAITERNYTCILVKSTFRHANCYKVPLLKCEDIMPLILQILRTHIYEYYHDTYINVLNSYILPFRIYQVNMTHEQWKELLKICLNLYKYMSSPTSKRVVLDTLQMIIEYGCLHTNLFLNVKEILLFLESIFLDVEKNGEILAESIYKVTYTICQQIAVEYRITLCHFSENILPNIIRLDSSIEKYKLLLFFVKIHHPKGVCKTCDGAYAYDWEKWYSSLKSMYLMILKDFKADILSKSFLWFAIEVFKQVMENPDLITEKTSFNNYDYIPAAKRRRIAVKINGPVDMLIDNNPEEAWPMIQILTTLLNQYPECLKSEDFPIFLKVLVDLFTLSLKKEKIINNLFELAAVLLMNEKLCSIMDIEKSNIYWDQIWDILLRSLNINQNEISTHKLTQLFIIHNKITNPNALLKLYLTNVIKWSIMSLRTLIVICEHLPLHTNMRVFNINVLSPAIDINSVRSCLIKWILNIPWHEMATQIRIDELCLLLIGITLKSKHQKQIKFNEYDINDICDCLKIEQNTKSFYEDIEHYYLLLRYKKNVFTKEKVENAEQKPEVNRYVLFMEDIVTYLINSLHVMIEDGNNALHIIIIKIAVVAKVLSMMKELNMVSKNIEDLSLIQALKNYIDIAYSSLEKITNPSRSKYNYLFNVTKALNILYGTSYDTDIAKIIVTSATLKMLENIFSLMNIEDNEISDYKTNRDYYDGYKSGLNGHKYLGREVIQTKPCNFCDKGTIRIQTTKALALFCCMNLKQRKCEIQIKLMNNLLKIDMYDLSHTVDFMMAITVLKSLSKYDKEELWKNHNELPLKNLLQLYHECYKDETITRYILNVLPYFFNYALVYNYKLDNLMNIIARFNKLRSEKRYGVLAHKEFIKCLSEIIYNSPSHFCYTTCHTLNQMPIFEGILSSLISHSFLAQVQIIECIQKIYSLKDINFEWKEILFTKIEKSINKLAINSKTDDKIDDKIKTDEKEITTANISLMLAAIISTNGTFQCRALLTMLQFSIDKKVESQIISKSISIMANQINYSNIMEENLSYLMTYWFNSKYSTQLFPWNLTQCKSEEQFYKIYSNTIAFIKFQNLELSSVISFCNYINLSFKQLIENIFPQIVSWLLYCINENNGNRSKTLVRKIFYKLKSNQDEFAEMRKFSNLFKEKFEEILIFLIERLHDEDYLEEILGERISFAISDPPHFKNKTMLICLKYIEENFIIPKMSIQYFLVYNCPRVLQKILSHLINNVYKKKFEEHKIKAFHQYIFFCSFIIKELKEEYFNTLSMYIIKDIGYSLLHIIKLFDDTLCKLGCKYFYKFIKHVLCVRVEEIKEILNFTVITLIPIAQAGKIPIALEILQFLIIDQKEILSDAIEKLNSFPNVPIFLKIRKIHNDLKYKAKEIYSLEQEVKHFLCTVTDKDIHYSIEDIIHLRIQLSTRKEELRELYDKLETFHGFFEDCTSSILHRLIYKLIKLTASSDINVSIEAVKCLGELGPTDLTSMIYFEKSHVKESSDLIEILSYKIMITMVQFLFQGDIEFRKISANILDVVLSSSWGQKLLNTEYMNTLKTVLNESQAVLPLNYIQPFIKDKNSKMSNIAINYTKIDDIIKSDNIFWTTQSDGSYASWITVLTCNVLECFTGFYSENLIPICALSTDFCEIILPRIIFLIIHIDKRFMSTISLCINTFFEYHFDFTIKPSIPSHKFTNCDHCIVRCMLNIVNYIRMQVPNNDLEFNYICIAKAAKYCSAFFTAILYAEMSCETILDDYNNFTNISKIDYVYEKSAEQGKVIQNILRDSYAKIGDFDAINGTGSSHLHDHSTRIQHYIHTNKWDKVMPAQDVELSSGNMSVIKEMANGLYQSGLHYLLTNFISTMSNNGVKIDKDIQYECAWRLSNWDICETNQALYPQNNCNLKLEITEHNYHFYHYEALKYFHEGNETAIQNAIQNARIDIIKALKNINLESSKTIYEKLMQLQLINEIEELSFAKQGEYEKILHKWQQQDIANFNEFQYIEPILTQRTVMFQINDTLINNANIKNALFNTYLQISKIAADKDNLHIATRSLDILIKQKDIPSKIQDQLLYQESLLALVRKDLDVGRYLLRNLMQKETLDAKLRAQILRVYGDWMAETKSENPQTVIEKYYLKSIDINTSINTQNTDTVKDLHDTQVALARFADNQYQQISSYMKSPQFENLKECITYSYKGINKHSISEDKDIRNVMILNQRQNTNDVAELEHIQKEKDNYLILALKYYLIALQHSENYNLLIFRIIALWLDNIHQKEVNDLLQENLNRLPSFKFIPLVPQLAAHMNDEFNEFSEKIYNIMQRCALEHPHHTLPVLLALKNLYGDYDYNTARKSRTLEPRVLGTQKLLQEIKESDINLIIQEMEKLSHALVMLANLSTSSNKSGYEIKIPRNQKILKIKNFENIFVLTLTIDVRPSRNYNNVIGIVKYTESYETVGGINTPKKLTCIGTDGIYRHELIKGRDDLRQDAVMQQVFNVMNILLKSHKDTKRRKLTIRTYKVVPLTQRSGILEWCDKTIPIITILVGSSTIQGLHEKYYPKDYKANYCRDKLAAVGKSSTNVKLKVFMDCCAHMHPVMHHFFIERYPSPETWFERRLAYTRSIATTSMAGYILGLGDRHLSNILIDQITAEVIHIDFGIAFEQGKVLPVPETIPFRLTRNIVDGMGVSGVEGTMRHCCEKTLTVLRDQRQIIITLLQVLLYDPLFKWTITPAEARNIQSGTSSKLVENNQCSKATNKTAERALLRIEQKLQGTEEGLASSVSGQVERLIQEAHDPMNLCRLYCGWQPYL, encoded by the exons ATGTCAAGATATTTGGAAAGAGTACAAGAAATATTAAGAAATgcagatagtaaaaaagttgcAAGTAAAAag ATGTGTGTTCAGGAATTATTAGAATTATATGAAAATGAAGATGCAATActagaaatttgtaaaaatacaaaggaaagaaaagaaatgaaagaaaaaacacAAAGTATTGTAGATTGGTCATATATAACACATAGTGTCCATAGGATAgtattaaat gAAGCAGATAGACTTGCTAATAAAGATTCTTCTAATAAAGCAGCAATAActgaacgaaattatacatGTATACTTGTAAAAAGTACATTTCGACATGCAAATTGTTATAAAGTACCACTTTTAAAATGTGAAGATATAATGcctttaattttacaaattttaaggacacatatatatgaatattatcATGATACTTATATAAATGTGCTAAATTCTTATATACTACCATTTAGGATATATCAGGTGAACATGACTCATGAACAGTGGAAGGAATTgttaaaaatatgtttaaatttatataaatatatgtcttCTCCTACAAGTAAAAGAGTTGTTTTAGATACATTGCAAATGATCATTGAATATGGTTGTTTGcatacaaatttatttttaaatgtaaaagaaatactattatTTTTAG AAAGTATTTTCCTTGATGTAGAAAAAAATGGAGAAATTTTAGCTGAATCTATTTACAAAGTTACATATACAATATGTCAACAAATTGCAGTAGAATATAGAATTACACTGTGTCATTTTAGTGAAAATATTTTACCGAATATAATCAGATTGGACAGTTCTATCGAAAAATATaaacttttactattttttgtaaaaattcATCATCCCAAAGGAGTATGTAAAACTTGTGATGGTGCTTATGCTTATGATTGGGAAAAATGGTACAGTTCTCTTAAAAGTATGTATCTAATGattttgaaagattttaaaGCTGATATACTTTCAAAGAGCTTCCTTTGGTTTGCAATTGAAG TTTTTAAACAAGTAATGGAAAATCCAGATTTGATCACTGAGAAAACATCATTCAATAATTATGATTATATACCAGCAGCAAAACGCAGACGAATTGCTGTCAAAATAAATGGACCGGTTGATATGCTTATTGATAATAATCCAGAAGAAGCTTGGCCCATGATACAGATCTTAACAACATTGCTTAACCAATATCCTGAATGTTTAAAATCAGAagattttccaatatttttaaaagttttAGTGGATCTTTTCACATTATCTCTTAAGAAAGAAAAGatcataaataatttatttgaactAGCTGCTGTTTTGTTAATGAACGAAAAACTATGTTCTATAATGGATatagaaaaatcaaatatttattgGGACCAAATATGGGATATTTTATTAag ATCATTAAACATAAATCAGAATGAAATATCAACTCATAAACTCACACAGCtttttataatacataataaaataacaaatccaaATGCACTTTTAAAACTATATTTGACAAATGTTATTAAGTGGTCTATTATGAGTCTTCGTACATTAATAGTAATCTGTGAACATTTGCCTTTGCATACTAATATGAGAgtatttaatataaatgtaCTTTCACCAGCAATAGATATAAATTCTGTTAGGTCATGTCTTATAAAATGGATATTAAATATTCCTTGGCACGAAATGGCAACACAGATAAGAATTGATGAACTGTGCTTATTACTTATTGGCATAACATTAAAGTCAAAACATcagaaacaaataaaattcaatgaatATGATATTAATGACATATGTGATTGTTTAAAAATTGAACAAAATACTAAGTCATTTTATGAAGACATTGAacattattatttgttattaaggtataaaaaaaatgtattcaCTAAAGAGAAGGTGGAAAATGCAGAACAAAAGCCAGAAGTAAATAGATATGTACTGTTTATGGAAGATATTGTAACTTATTTAATAAACAGTTTACATGTTATGATTGAAGATGGAAATAATGCTCttcatataattataataaagatTGCAGTTGTAGCAAAAGTTTTATCAATGATGAAAGAATTGAATATGGTATCTAAAAATATTGAAGATTTATCTTTGATACAGGCATTGAAAAATTATATAGATATTGCTTATAGTTCATTGGAAAAAATAACTAATCCATCAAGAAGCAAATATAATTATCTATTTAACGTAACAAAAGCACTTAATATATTGTATGGAACATCATATGATACTGATATAGCAAAAATAATTGTTACATCTGCAACATTAAAAATGCTAGAAAACATATTTAGTTTAATGAATATTGAGGACAATGAAATTTCCGATTATAAAACTAATCGGGATTATTATGATGGCTATAAGTCTGGACTAAATGGTCATAAATATTTAGGTAGAGAAGTCATACAAACAAAGCCATGTAACTTTTGTGACAAAGGTACAATAAGAATACAAACAACAAAAGCTTTAGCATTATTCTGTTGTATGAACTTAAAACAAAGAAAATGTGAAATTCAAATAAAGCTTATGAATAACTTGCTTAAAATTGATATGTACGATCTTTCACATACAGTTGATTTTATGATGGCTATAACAGTTTTAAAATCTCTATCAAAATATGATAAAGAAGAGTTATGGAAAAATCACAATGAACTACCATTGAAAAATTTGTTGCAATTATATCACGAATGCTATAAAGATGAAACaattacacgttatatattaaatgttttaccatatttctttaattatgctTTAGTTTACAATTACAAATTAGATAATTTAATGAATATTATTGCTCGATTTAATAAGCTGCGATCTGAAAAAAGATATGGTGTCCTTGCTCATAAAGAATTTATTAAATGTCTCtcagaaattatttataatagtcCTTCCCATTTTTGTTATACTACATGTCATACTTTGAACCAAATGCCAATATTTGAAGGAATTTTATCATCTCTTATTAGTCATTCATTTCTTGCACAAGTGCAAATAATTGAGtgtatacaaaagatatattctTTAAAGGATATTAATTTCGAatggaaagaaatattatttacaaaaatagaaaaatcaataaataaattagCCATTAACAGTAAAACAGATGATAAAAtagatgataaaataaaaacagaCGAGAAGGAAATTACAACAGCAAATATTTCACTAATGCTTGCTGCTATAATATCTACCAATGGAACATTTCAGTGTCGTGCATTATTAACAATGTTACAGTTTAGCATTGACAAGAAGGTAGAGAgtcaaataatttcaaaatcaaTAAGTATTATGGCAAATCAAATCAATTATTCAAACATCATGGAAGAAAATTTAAGTTATTTAATGACATACTGGTTTAATTCAAAATATTCAACACAATTATTTCCTTGGAATTTAACACAATGTAAATCAGAagaacaattttataaaatatatagtaatacaatagcatttattaaatttcaaaatctaGAACTTTCTAGTGTCATTTCCTTttgcaattatattaatttatcatttaAACAActcattgaaaatatttttccacaAATTGTATCATGGctattatattgcattaatgaaaataatggaaatagaTCAAAAACATtagtaagaaaaatattttataaattaaaatcaaaTCAAGATGAATTTGCTGAAATGAGGAAGTTTTCTAACTtgtttaaagaaaaatttgaagaaatattaatatttcttatTGAAAGATTACACGATGAAGATTACCTTGAAGAAATATTGGGAGAAAGAATATCATTTGCAATATCAGATCCTCCTCATTTTAAAAACAAAACAATGCTTATTTGTTTAAAGTACatagaagaaaactttattataCCAAAAATGTCTATACAATACTTTTTAGTTTATAATTGCCCAAGAGtattacaaaaaatattatcacatttaattaataatgtctataaaaagaaatttgagGAGCATAAGATAAAAGCTTTTCATCAGTACATATTCTTTTGTTCATTTATTATTAAAGAATTgaaagaagaatatttcaatacaTTGTCTATGTATATCATAAAAGATATTGGTTACAGTTTACTTcacataattaaattatttgacGATACCCTTTGTAAACTAGgatgtaaatatttttacaaatttataaaacatgtTTTATGTGTAAGAGTTGAAGAAATCAAAGAAATTTTGAATTTCACTGTCATAACTTTAATTCCTATAGCACAAGCAGGGAAGATACCTATAGCTCTAGAAATACTTCAGTTCTTAATAATtgatcaaaaggaaatattatcTGATGCAATAGAGAAATTAAATTCATTTCCAAATGTTCCTATATTTTTAAAGATACGAAAGATACataatgatttgaaatataaagcaAAGGAAATTTATAGTTTGGAACAAGAAGTAAAACATTTTTTGTGTACAGTGACTGATAAAGATATACATTATAGCATAGAAGATATTATTCATTTACGAATACAATTATCTACAAGAAAAGAAGAATTACGAGAACTATATGATAAACTTGAAACATTTCATGGTTTTTTTGAAGATTGTACCTCAAGCATATTGCATCGATTGATATACAAACTCATAAAATTAACAGCATCGTCTGATATAAATGTTTCAATTGAAGCTGTAAAATGTTTAGGCGAATTAGGACCAACTGATTTGACATCAATGATATATTTTGAGAAAAGTCATGTTAAAGAATCTTCtgatttaatagaaatattatcatataaaataatgataacaatggtacaatttttatttcaaggTGATATTGAGTTTCGAAAAATTAGTGCTAATATACTGGATGTTGTACTTTCATCTTCTTGGGGGCAAAAGTTGTTAAATACTGAATACATGAACACTTTAAAAACTGTTTTGAATGAATCACAGGCAGTATTACCTTTAAATTATATTCAGCCATTTATAAAGGACAAAAACTCAAAAATGAGCAACATTGCTATAAACTACACAAAAATTGATGATATTATAAAGTCAGATAATATCTTTTGGACAACTCAGTCCGATGGTTCATACGCTAGTTGGATTACAGTATTAACATGTAATGTTTTAGAGTGTTTTACAGGATTTTATTCTGAAAATTTAATCCCCATTTGTGCGTTAAGTACTGATTTTTGTGAAATAATTTTACCAAGAATTATTTTTTTGATAATTCATATAGATAAACGGTTTATGAGTACCATATCTTTGTGTATTAATACATTTTTTGAATATCATTTTGATTTTAcaataaaaccaagcattccttcacataaatttacaaattgtgATCATTGTATTGTACGTTGTATGTTGAATATTGTGAACTATATTAGAATGCAAGTTCCAAACAATGATTtagaatttaattatatatgtattgcAAAAGCTGCCAAATACTGTTCAGCATTTTTTACTGCAATATTATATGCAGAAATGTCTTGTGAAACTATTTTAGATGATTATAATAACTTTACTAATATCTCAAAAATTGATTATGTCTATGAAAAATCAGCTGAACAAGGGAAAGTGATACAAAATATACTTAGAGATTCTTACGCTAAGATAGGTGATTTTGATGCAATTAATGGCACTGGTTCTTCACATTTGCATGATCATTCTACTCGTATTCAACATTATATACATACCAATAAATGGGATAAAGTAATGCCTGCACAAGATGTTGAACTTTCTTCTGGAAATATGTCAGTAATTAAAG AAATGGCAAATGGATTATATCAGTCTGGTCTTCATTATTTACTTACTAATTTTATATCTACTATGTCAAATAATGGTGTAAAAATAGATAAAGACATTCAGTATGAATGTGCTTGGCGACTTAGCAATTGGGATATTTGCGAGACAAATCAAGCTTTATATCCACAAAATAACTGTAatttaaaattagaaataacTGAACATAATTATCACTTTTATCATTATGAagcattaaaatattttcatgaagGTAATGAGACAGCTATACAGAATGCAATTCAAAATGCTCGCATAGATATTATCAAAGCACTTAAGAACATTAATCTAG AAAGTAGTAAAACTATATATGAAAAGTTAATGCAATtgcaattaattaatgaaattgaaGAGTTAAGCTTTGCTAAACAAGGCGAATATGAAAAAATCTTACATAAATGGCAACAGCAGGATATTGCAAACTTTAATGAATTTCAATATATTGAACCCATTTTAACTCAAAGAACTGTTATGTTTCAAATAAATGATACTTTAATTAATAacgcaaatattaaaaatgcgcTCTTTAATACATATTTGCAAATATCAAAAATAGCAGCAGATAAAGATAATTTGCATATTGCTACACGTTCATTAG ATATCTTAATAAAACAAAAGGATATACCATCAAAAATTCAAGATCAATTACTTTATCAAGAATCTTTATTAGCACTAGTTAGGAAAGATTTAGATGTTGGACGATATCTTTTACGTAACTTAATGCAAAAGGAAACTTTAGATGCAAAATTACGAGCACAAATATTAAGAGTTTATGGAGATTGGATGGCTGaaacaaaatcagaaaatccCCAG ACTGTGATAGAAAAATATTACTTAAAATCTATAGATATAAACACATCAATTAATACACAAAATACTGATACAGTTAAAGACTTGCATGATACACAAGTAGCTTTAGCTCGTTTTGCTGATAATCAATATCAGCAAATTAGTTCATATATGAAATCTCCTCAATTTGAAAATCTAAAAGAATGTATTACATATTCCTATAAAGGAATTAATAAACATTCAATTAGTGAAGATAAAGATATTAGAAATGTAATGATTTTAAACCAAAGACAAAATACGAATGATGTTGCAGAACTGgaacatatacaaaaagaaaaagataattatTTGATTTTAGCATTAAA GTATTACTTAATAGCACTACAGCACAGcgaaaattataatttgttaatatttagaataattGCGCTTTGGTTAGACAATATACATCAAAAGGAAGTTAATGATTTATTGCAAGAAAATCTTAACAGATTACCATCTTTCAAATTTATTCCACTTGTGCCACAATTAGCTGCGCATATGAATGATGAATTTAATGAGTTttctgaaaaaatatataacattatgcaacGTTGTGCTTTAGAACATCCACATCATACATTACCAGTTCTGTTagcattaaaaaatttatatggTGATTATGATTATAATACAGCTAGAAAAAGTAGAACACTAGAACCAAGAGTTCTTGGAACACAAAAATTGTTACAAGAAATAAAAGAATcagatataaatttaattatacaagAAATGGAAAAGTTATCACATGCTTTAGTTATGTTGGCTAATCTTTCAACTTCCTCAAATAAAT CGGGTTATGAAATTAAAATACCAAGAAATCAAAAGAttttaaagataaaaaattttgaaaacaTATTTGTGCTAACGTTAACAATTGATGTACGACCATCCAGAAATTACAACAATGTGATTGGCATTGTTAAATATACAGAATCATATGAAACTGTTGGAGGTATAAATACTCCAAAAAAATTAACTTGTATTGGTACAGATGGCATATATAGACATGAATTAATAAAG GGAAGAGATGATTTACGACAAGATGCTGTAATGCAACAAGTGTTTAATGTAATGAATATATTGTTAAAATCTCATAAAGATACTAAACGTAGAAAATTAACAATTAGAActtataag GTTGTACCATTAACACAAAGATCAGGAATACTTGAATGGTGTGATAAAACAATACCTATCATAACTATATTGGTAGGTTCAAGTACTATTCAAGGACTTCATGAGAAATACTATCCAAAGGATTATAaagcaaattattgtagagacAAACTAGCA GCAGTGGGAAAATCATCAACTAATGTAAAGTTGAAAGTATTTATGGATTGTTGTGCACATATGCATCCAGTGATGCATCATTTTTTTATTGAAAGATATCCATCACCTGAGACGTGGTTTGAACGCAGATTAGCATATACACGCAG TATAGCAACAACATCAATGGCAGGATATATTTTGGGATTAGGAGATAGACATTTAAGTAATATCTTAATTGATCAAATAACTGCTGAAGTAATTCATATTGATTTTG gCATAGCATTTGAACAAGGAAAAGTATTGCCAGTTCCTGAAACCATTCCATTTCGACTTACACGAAATATTGTAGACGGTATGGGTGTATCTGGAGTGGAGGGAACAATGAGACATTGCTGTGAGAAAACATTAACCGTATTACGTGATCAAAGACAAATAATTATAACATTGCTTCAAGTTCTTTTATATGATCCATTATTTAAATGGACTATAACGCCCGCTGAAGCACGTAACATTCAAAGCGGAACTTCATCAAAATTAGTCGAAAATAATCagt GTTCTAAAGCAACTAATAAGACAGCAGAAAGAGCTCTTTTGAGAATAGAGCAAAAACTACAAGGCACTGAAGAAGGATTAGCATCTAGTGTATCTGGTCAAGTTGAAAGACTTATACAAGAAGCCCATGATCCTATGAATCTTTGTCGTTTATATTGTGGATGGCAACCATACctataa